TTCCCAGCACTCACCGCCACTCATTAGTGATGCAATCCAGCAGACGGAAGCCAGCCACAAAAGCTGACCACCTGGAGCCATGGTTCTGGTGCTGGTTCTGCAGCTGGTTGTGGTTCTGGTTGTGGTGCCCACGGAATAACCAGATTCCTAGAAATGCGCTGTTCGAATGGAAAAGTGCTGTGGCAATGGCGAGCGTGGCTGACTTTCACATCGTAGTGCGCATGCGTGCGCCTCGAAACTCGACTGGAAACTGGTAGCTGCTCGTACTACCAAGTCATTTCGTGTTCGGTTTTGGCCATCGACTTGGCCAAGTGTGGGGAGTTTCCCACTGCGCTCCACCGCCTCGCTGGCTCCCCAGCTTTAtcgctgcttttgttttgaccTGGAACTGGTTTCCGGCTTCGCTCAGCTGAGTCAGTTGTGCAGTAAGTACAAGTACCCCCTCCAAAATAAACCCCTTCCCTGGGAAAGTCAAACTCCAAgggctttgttgttttttcaaGACGACTCTCTTGTGCTTTATTCCAAGACTTCGTCATCGTATCATCATCTAGTTGTGTTGTATAAAAACAGTTACTTGTTTACTATTTTTagatggtttttttttttttgtttgttattctTTCGTTAATATTCCTGACCGGGTTAAAAGTTTTGTGAATTTTCTCATCTTGCCGTGTGTAGCTTACATTATACTGAAGTAAAGATTCGATTCGCGTTTAACAActtgttgcatgttgcatttTGAAATGGATTGTAGTGTGCGTGTAgatgtgagtgtgtgctcGTGTCGAGTATTGAGTGTTATGTGTTGAGTTCTGAGTATTAGAAGTACATAAATATAGCAGTATATAGAGGCCTCCTCCGATCAGCCTAGGTACTAGTGGTACCGGGTACCTTATTCAAACTAAAAACCCCCCCGCCCGTCTACTTCCCGGGGTAGGAGGATCAACCTGGAAGCTTCGAAACGCATTAACTAGAAACACTGGGTTATTTGTTCGTATGTTTCTTCATATTTCAGATATCATTTTGGGTTGTTGTTTGTTCGTTTTTGGGTGTTTTATATCGCTGATAGTTCATAAGCAGAAAGTTgaagtggtggtggtggtaagTAGTAATGTAATATAAATTCGCATTAACAATTTGAGTGAATGAACTTAATGTTTCTCTGTTATTAGCCTAACTCTCGATAACTtgcaataatattgataaCTCATAACTGATAAGTAAGTAACGAACGATAGATATGCATAACGATAAATATTTTGTGATAGTAGGATATATATTTGGCTCTCAGTTAAAATGTTCCCTAACAATAGTTTTGCTATAGGTTTACCTCTCTCTCTCCTGGTCCTGCGAGATTTCTCAAACGAAAAACATTGTAACTCACAAAACTGGCTAAAAAATTCATagtcataatcataatcaaagTGAACTCGTGGGCACAGGACTAACGAATCCAGCCTGGCTACCCATCAACATCGTCTTCCTCCTCCCTACATCATAAATCATACATTATACATCATCATACATCATATATCATACATCctcatttcgatttcgattgcGATCTCGATCTAGATCTCGATGTGGTATTCATCACTCTTTAGTACTTCAACGGACAGCGATATAAAAATAGACACggcttgtttgttgtttttaagctttttttgttgattttataggtgttttaaataaaatagatagcatttgttttataaattttacgTGTAAAATTTAACAGTAAATCAACTAGAAAACTACGCGTCAGTTCTTGCCGTGACAGTGTGAACATGATCGATCGTAAGTATCCCTAACTATGATGGACAGATACATGGTAAATGGTTCTGATCGCTACCAAATGTTGCTGAAGAAGTTCTTTTTTCAGTTTGATCGGATGTTGTTGATCttgttggtggtgttgttgttgttgttgttgtttgttgttcttggtACAAGATACTTGGTACTTGATACTAGATACTTGATACTTGGTGATGGTTAACAAAAGAGAGATTACAAGATACTGAGAATCTACATATGTAAACGAGCGTTTCTTTTAATTACGTTTATTATTACTGATTTGACTGATTGATTTAACGTTCTGATTCTGGCTGTAATATGGATGTTGAGTTAGAAGTTAGGATGTGATCGGATGCGCCTTAGgcggcctcctcctcctcctcttcacCCTTGCCGGTGAGCATCTCGATCAGGGCGGCGGTATCGATCTGGTTCTTGTCGTCGACCACCATCTGATCGTAGGCATCATCAACCTCCTTCATGGTGAACTTGTCACCGAAGTTCATGAGCATTTCGCGGAATTTGTCACCGTCGATGAGACCATCGTTATCGAATGTTTTGaaggcagcaataacaactTCGTCTTCATCGTTGGCACCGGAGGTGGCCATGCGGTTGGCGAACAGGGTCAGCAACTGGGTGAAGTTGATCGGACCCGAGGCCTCGCCCAGCATGGCGTCCAACTCCTTGTCGTTGGCGATCTTGCCGACGGAGTCGAAGGCAGCGCGCAGATCGTTCTTGCCAATAATACCGTCCTTGTCGGCATCCATGAGTTGGAAGGCCTATCGATCCCGCACAGAAacgaagagagagagatagaaaGAAAGAGTGGGTTGGTGACTTGGTCTTCTGGACAAGTGCGATAGATGCTTGGATGGTATGTTATGGTATGGATGATAGGATGATGGGATGTTGGGATGGGTCTCGAGTGATATGTgactgctgatgatgatgtaCGAGTGCCGCCCAAAACTCACCTCCTTGAACTCGGCGATCTGCTTCTGGGAGAACACAGAGAAGACCGAGGAGCCAGCGCGCTTCGACTTCCTGGAGCCACGGGATCCGCCCGACGCTCTCTTCGAACCAGTGGCGGATGCGGCCGGGGCAGGAGTTGCAGCTGGTGCTGGGGTTGCTGCCTCGGATGCGGCCTCAGAAGCGGTTTCGGAAGTACCACCCTCTTCCTTGGTCTTCTTCTTCTTAACCTTCTTCTTCTCATCGGCCTGGGGAGAGAATACAAAGGGGTAGTTATTAGTAGGGTCATTCTAGGGTCATTCTAGGGGGATTCTAGCCAGTCATTAGTCGTTGTGGTCCTAAAGTTGCGCTTCTGGAAGTTGTACTCTTTCTCTCCTCTTAGGGATCTCAGTAAGTAATCCAAAGGATCTAGAAGGTGATCCCTGAAGGGGGTTTACCATTTAAGGGATGCCTTTCAATAGGCAGCCAGAGAGCATAGGCCAGAAAATATGTATCTGCAGCCaaggcaaaaagttttccactCGTTCTATAAATAAACCGGACGCATATTACGTAAGCTCTCCGCCGTGCGCCACTTGCTGTCTCGCTCGCTCCCCGACACGGATATCGGATTACGTTACAGACGCGTAACACTCGCTTCGGATCGAATCGGATCGAATTGGATGAGAACGATCCATTTATAGAACTTTCTGCACTATTCTCACTGCATACTCGAACGAAAGGTGAATCGGGGTCACCGTGATTTCGAGTTATGGTTCACTTCATATTCATATCCTCTCGATCTTTCGATTCACGGCACTGATCGGCATTATCCTTGCTGCATATATCCAGGCACTTGGTGTCCAGTTTGGCTTGAttcagttcggttcagttcgtttcgtttcggtttAGTTGGGCTATAGTGATATTCCGGGACGAGTCCTTACCATGGTGCTGAACTTTGATGTGTTGTCTAATCGAGTCGAGCCGTCAGAGCACACTGAATCTCTGGCTGATTTTATCGCCAAGACAATGATGTTTTAAGAGCTCG
This genomic stretch from Drosophila yakuba strain Tai18E2 chromosome 3R, Prin_Dyak_Tai18E2_2.1, whole genome shotgun sequence harbors:
- the LOC6538847 gene encoding myosin regulatory light chain 2, giving the protein MADEKKKVKKKKTKEEGGTSETASEAASEAATPAPAATPAPAASATGSKRASGGSRGSRKSKRAGSSVFSVFSQKQIAEFKEAFQLMDADKDGIIGKNDLRAAFDSVGKIANDKELDAMLGEASGPINFTQLLTLFANRMATSGANDEDEVVIAAFKTFDNDGLIDGDKFREMLMNFGDKFTMKEVDDAYDQMVVDDKNQIDTAALIEMLTGKGEEEEEEAA